The following proteins are encoded in a genomic region of Paenibacillus sp. FSL R7-0273:
- a CDS encoding cell wall elongation regulator TseB-like domain-containing protein, whose protein sequence is MRKRKKWLPLAVSAVLLLLFGLGQFYAYIMKDQWAERSAAKEVARARAGLTEVTKAQKSVWDENSSYWVLTGTNEAGTKLMVWVRFTLDGKPAGGDNDIYAAELASGTSEQQMQDKLAAELPGANIRRLLPGVFNGEYAWQVFYKQDGRYYYRFYRFADATAIGEGYSLPSK, encoded by the coding sequence TTGAGGAAAAGGAAAAAATGGCTTCCGCTGGCGGTCAGTGCGGTACTGCTCCTTTTGTTCGGACTCGGGCAGTTCTATGCCTATATTATGAAGGACCAGTGGGCTGAGCGCAGCGCGGCCAAGGAAGTGGCCAGAGCCCGTGCAGGGCTGACTGAAGTGACCAAGGCCCAGAAGTCTGTCTGGGACGAAAACTCGTCTTATTGGGTGCTTACAGGCACCAATGAGGCCGGAACCAAGCTGATGGTCTGGGTCCGCTTTACACTTGACGGTAAGCCGGCAGGGGGCGACAACGATATTTATGCTGCCGAGCTGGCCAGCGGCACTTCAGAGCAGCAGATGCAGGACAAGCTTGCTGCGGAGCTGCCGGGTGCCAATATCCGGCGGCTTCTGCCCGGCGTATTTAACGGGGAATATGCCTGGCAGGTCTTTTACAAGCAGGATGGCCGGTATTATTACCGTTTCTACCGTTTTGCCGACGCTACGGCAATCGGGGAAGGATACAGCCTGCCTAGCAAATAA
- a CDS encoding amidohydrolase, translated as MNSNKTIIEGGRFLVPGSIQPVLSGYMMIEDDLITYIGEDKPAAGEGVLTVDGSRLLFMPGLVNTHGHAAMSLLRGYGDDMVLQSWLQEKMWPMEAKFTGDDVYWGTALSVLEMLKGGTTTFLDMYDHMDRVAEVTEQSGIRGVLMRGAIGLCPEDVQNQKLAEAVEFARNWHGKADGRITAMLSPHAPYTCPPDFFMKFVQAAHDLDLPMHTHMSETRHEVEQNVADYGLRPVAHLEKLGMFTRPSLIAHGVHLNDEEIEILAKYNVGVSHNPGSNLKLASGVARVPELLKAGVKVSLGTDGAASNNNLDMFEEMRLAALIHKGVSGDPTAVPAPEALLMATEYGAASIYLNNVGRLAAGMKADFIAIDIDQPHLLPHSDLLSHAVYSASAKDVEHVWVNGKQVVKHGQCLTLDEEEIRRKAQETFESLLKR; from the coding sequence ATGAACAGCAATAAAACGATAATCGAGGGCGGGCGGTTTCTGGTACCCGGCTCCATTCAGCCTGTGCTGAGCGGTTATATGATGATAGAGGACGATCTGATCACTTACATAGGGGAAGATAAGCCTGCGGCCGGAGAAGGCGTCCTGACGGTCGATGGCAGCCGTCTGCTGTTCATGCCGGGACTGGTCAACACCCATGGCCATGCGGCGATGTCGCTGCTGCGCGGATATGGTGACGATATGGTGCTTCAGAGCTGGCTGCAGGAAAAGATGTGGCCGATGGAAGCGAAGTTTACTGGCGATGATGTGTACTGGGGAACCGCCTTGTCTGTGCTTGAAATGCTGAAGGGCGGAACTACAACCTTCCTGGACATGTATGATCACATGGACCGGGTGGCAGAGGTTACAGAGCAGTCTGGTATCCGCGGAGTACTTATGCGCGGCGCCATCGGCCTGTGCCCTGAGGATGTGCAGAACCAGAAGCTCGCGGAAGCTGTGGAGTTTGCGCGTAACTGGCACGGCAAAGCGGACGGCAGAATTACAGCCATGCTCTCGCCGCATGCTCCATACACCTGTCCGCCGGACTTCTTCATGAAGTTTGTACAGGCAGCCCATGATCTGGATCTGCCGATGCATACCCATATGTCCGAGACACGTCATGAAGTGGAACAGAATGTAGCAGATTACGGTCTTCGTCCGGTTGCGCATCTGGAAAAGCTGGGTATGTTCACCCGCCCTTCCCTGATTGCCCACGGCGTCCATCTGAATGATGAAGAAATTGAAATTCTGGCCAAATACAATGTCGGAGTATCTCATAATCCGGGCAGTAACCTGAAGCTGGCGAGCGGAGTTGCCCGTGTGCCTGAGCTGCTGAAGGCAGGAGTCAAGGTCTCGCTCGGCACCGACGGGGCAGCCAGCAACAACAATCTGGATATGTTTGAGGAGATGCGGCTGGCGGCACTGATCCATAAAGGGGTCAGCGGTGATCCGACGGCTGTTCCTGCACCGGAAGCGCTGCTGATGGCGACAGAATACGGGGCGGCCTCGATCTACCTGAACAATGTCGGCCGTCTGGCTGCAGGGATGAAGGCGGACTTTATTGCGATTGATATTGACCAGCCGCACCTGCTGCCGCATTCCGACCTGCTCTCACATGCTGTATATTCGGCCAGTGCAAAGGATGTAGAGCATGTCTGGGTTAACGGTAAGCAGGTTGTGAAGCACGGCCAGTGCCTGACGCTGGACGAAGAGGAAATCCGTCGGAAGGCGCAGGAAACCTTTGAAAGCCTGCTCAAGCGGTAA
- a CDS encoding redox-sensing transcriptional repressor Rex, whose protein sequence is MKSDKISEAVVRRLPVYLRFLNDLQKREIATVSSQELGQKLDLNPAQIRKDLAYFGDFGRKGIGYDVSYLIEKIRHILKLDQQINVALVGAGNLGHALSNYNAYLKDTMKITAVFDSYAPKVGQKINSLTVQPMEELGRTIREQGIRIGIITVPDSEAQNVADILVESGIEAILNFAPVILKTPSSIRIHAADFTTDLQSLAYYLHDGKEEVKDEQQ, encoded by the coding sequence ATGAAATCGGACAAAATATCGGAGGCTGTCGTCCGCAGGCTCCCTGTGTACCTGCGTTTCCTGAATGATCTCCAGAAGCGCGAAATTGCAACCGTTTCTTCCCAGGAGCTGGGACAGAAGCTGGATCTTAATCCGGCGCAGATCCGTAAGGATCTCGCTTATTTTGGAGATTTTGGCCGGAAGGGCATCGGCTATGATGTATCCTATCTGATCGAAAAAATCCGTCACATCCTCAAGCTGGACCAGCAGATCAACGTAGCTCTGGTCGGGGCCGGTAACCTGGGCCATGCCCTTTCGAATTACAATGCTTACCTTAAGGATACAATGAAAATTACTGCAGTATTCGACTCCTATGCACCCAAGGTGGGCCAGAAGATCAACTCCCTGACGGTTCAGCCGATGGAGGAGCTTGGACGGACCATCCGTGAGCAGGGAATCCGGATCGGCATCATAACCGTACCGGACAGCGAAGCGCAAAATGTTGCTGATATTCTGGTGGAATCGGGCATTGAGGCCATTCTTAATTTTGCGCCGGTTATTCTGAAGACACCGTCGTCCATCCGCATTCATGCGGCTGACTTTACAACGGATCTGCAGAGCCTTGCCTATTATTTGCATGACGGAAAGGAAGAAGTTAAAGATGAACAGCAATAA
- the dinG gene encoding ATP-dependent DNA helicase DinG, with translation MKFAVLDFETTGTQSVGEIIQVGLAIIEEDRSVSRVYGSYVKPGTPIPPFITGLTGITDADVADAPELDEMMMELVPLLDDVVLVGHNVAFDFHFLQNALDRCGYLPFQGRILDTIDFLKICFPSLSTYQLGAVSGHFGLTHERPHQADSDALATALVLLKCLDELYSLPLLTIQRLNELFAGEDSDLAWYFDGLLREREMETFQPEGELTFHRQLALAVGDWNELAPPREEGSGNPLENVSFEDYMAEVTTRLKDTLPQYEAREAQEIMIGEVKTALQEEKHLLIEAGTGTGKSLGYLLPAIYHSVRTDQKVMVSTHTINLQDQLRERDIPLLTTVVPFAFKAAVFKGRGHYLCLRKFEHKINNKDFVSTREESLTAAQMLVWLTQTQSGDDEELNLSGRGGDFWESVASDTDSCLGRACPWFRKCYYHRAKHEAGIADVVITNHSKLFADVKAGHQLLPAYEHLVIDEAHHLEDVAGKHLGMQMKYFTVAHTLTRLYKDSRNGQLPALRQTLQSSGSEQASEWSGVIDRIYPDLLTVKETWDVLSDKLFGLLPDRSDAAAGEAGQLVSRLHPGKKPRDWEELAALENTLNLSLSDIIRRGDKMLSEMRDTDSQSSSDSLVTDIGGLFKDLASIREQIRFFMGLNDENIVYWMEGSSNYRGKSLQLYAVPVDVSTQLKELFFDKKKSITLTSATLSVDKSFQFMIDNLGLGEAVEQDRLMTALLPSPFNYREQALLVIPRDFPSVKGSVGDARFVDRLVHSLAEAAVATKGRMLVLFTSYKMLRQVYDPLKEALATEDIAVLGQGVEGGSRSKLIRRFQDSPAAVLLGTSSFWEGVDIPGDALTCLAIVRLPFQPPNHPLAEAKSELLQAQKKNPFMKLSVPQAVIRFKQGFGRLVRTAQDRGIVIVYDTRVIESYYGKYFLYSLPGPKMEHMLTDQMVPRIEEWLEGGIS, from the coding sequence ATGAAATTTGCCGTGCTTGATTTTGAAACTACGGGAACCCAATCTGTGGGTGAGATCATCCAGGTTGGCCTTGCCATTATAGAAGAAGACCGGTCTGTTTCCCGGGTATATGGGTCCTATGTCAAGCCCGGAACACCGATTCCTCCTTTTATTACAGGCTTGACCGGCATTACCGATGCAGATGTTGCAGATGCGCCGGAGCTGGACGAAATGATGATGGAGCTGGTCCCGCTGCTGGACGATGTTGTGCTTGTAGGGCATAACGTCGCTTTTGATTTTCACTTTTTACAGAATGCCCTGGACCGCTGCGGTTATCTGCCGTTTCAGGGGAGAATTCTCGATACGATTGATTTTCTCAAAATATGCTTTCCATCGCTGTCCACGTACCAGCTCGGTGCTGTCAGCGGACATTTTGGACTGACGCATGAGCGGCCGCATCAGGCAGACAGTGATGCGCTGGCCACAGCGCTTGTACTGCTTAAATGTCTGGACGAGCTGTACAGCCTGCCGCTGCTGACCATTCAGCGGCTGAATGAGCTGTTCGCTGGTGAAGACAGCGATCTGGCCTGGTATTTCGACGGACTGCTGCGTGAACGGGAGATGGAGACCTTCCAGCCCGAGGGCGAGCTGACCTTTCACCGTCAGCTGGCACTGGCCGTCGGCGACTGGAATGAGCTTGCTCCGCCGCGCGAGGAGGGTTCCGGCAATCCTTTGGAGAATGTATCCTTTGAGGATTACATGGCCGAGGTAACGACCAGGCTGAAGGATACCTTACCCCAGTATGAAGCACGGGAAGCACAGGAGATTATGATTGGCGAAGTAAAGACAGCCCTTCAGGAGGAGAAGCATCTGCTGATTGAAGCGGGCACCGGCACCGGCAAATCGCTGGGCTACCTGCTGCCGGCTATTTACCATAGTGTGCGGACAGACCAGAAGGTGATGGTCAGCACCCATACTATCAATCTGCAGGATCAGCTGCGTGAGCGCGACATCCCCCTGCTGACTACTGTGGTTCCCTTTGCATTCAAAGCTGCCGTCTTTAAGGGAAGAGGGCACTATTTGTGTCTGCGCAAGTTTGAACATAAAATAAACAATAAAGACTTTGTAAGCACCAGGGAAGAATCGCTTACGGCAGCTCAGATGCTGGTCTGGCTCACCCAGACGCAGTCCGGCGACGATGAGGAGCTGAACCTCAGCGGCCGGGGCGGCGATTTCTGGGAGAGTGTTGCCAGCGATACGGATTCCTGTCTTGGCAGAGCCTGCCCCTGGTTCCGGAAATGCTACTATCACCGGGCCAAGCATGAAGCGGGCATTGCCGATGTCGTTATCACGAATCACTCCAAGCTGTTTGCTGATGTGAAGGCCGGACATCAGCTGCTGCCCGCGTATGAGCATCTTGTCATAGATGAGGCCCATCATCTGGAGGACGTGGCGGGCAAGCATCTGGGTATGCAGATGAAGTATTTCACGGTAGCCCATACCCTGACACGGCTGTATAAGGACAGCCGGAACGGACAGCTGCCGGCGCTGCGCCAGACCCTGCAGTCTTCAGGAAGCGAACAGGCCTCTGAATGGAGCGGTGTCATTGACCGGATCTATCCTGATCTGCTGACCGTTAAGGAGACATGGGATGTGCTCAGCGATAAGCTGTTCGGACTGCTGCCTGACCGCAGCGATGCGGCTGCCGGTGAAGCCGGACAGCTGGTGTCGCGGCTGCATCCCGGCAAGAAGCCAAGGGACTGGGAAGAGCTGGCGGCCCTGGAGAACACCCTGAATCTCAGCCTTAGTGATATTATCCGCAGAGGCGACAAGATGCTCAGCGAAATGCGCGATACGGACAGCCAGTCCTCCTCGGACAGTCTGGTGACTGACATCGGCGGACTGTTTAAGGACCTGGCCTCCATACGTGAGCAGATCCGCTTCTTCATGGGCCTGAATGACGAGAATATTGTGTACTGGATGGAGGGCAGTAGCAACTACCGCGGTAAATCCCTGCAGCTGTATGCTGTTCCGGTGGATGTCAGCACCCAGCTCAAAGAGCTGTTCTTCGATAAGAAGAAGAGTATAACGCTGACCTCGGCCACCCTGTCTGTAGATAAATCCTTCCAGTTCATGATAGATAATCTCGGCCTGGGAGAGGCTGTAGAGCAGGACAGGCTGATGACCGCACTGCTGCCTTCACCGTTTAATTACCGCGAGCAGGCGCTGCTTGTAATACCTCGGGATTTTCCTAGTGTGAAGGGCAGTGTAGGCGATGCCAGGTTTGTTGACCGGCTTGTGCACTCGCTTGCTGAGGCTGCAGTGGCAACCAAAGGGCGCATGCTGGTGCTGTTCACCTCCTACAAAATGCTGAGGCAGGTCTACGACCCGCTCAAGGAAGCGCTGGCTACTGAAGACATCGCAGTGCTGGGACAAGGAGTGGAGGGGGGCAGCCGCAGCAAGCTGATCCGCCGCTTCCAGGACAGCCCTGCAGCTGTTCTGCTTGGCACGAGCAGCTTCTGGGAGGGTGTGGATATTCCCGGAGATGCGCTGACCTGCCTGGCGATAGTCAGGCTGCCGTTCCAGCCGCCGAACCATCCGCTTGCAGAAGCGAAGTCGGAGCTGCTTCAGGCCCAGAAGAAGAATCCGTTCATGAAGCTGTCAGTGCCGCAGGCGGTTATCCGCTTCAAGCAGGGCTTTGGCAGGCTGGTTCGCACCGCCCAGGATCGGGGAATTGTCATTGTATATGATACCAGGGTAATAGAGTCTTATTACGGGAAGTATTTCCTGTATTCGCTGCCGGGTCCCAAGATGGAGCATATGCTGACCGACCAGATGGTTCCGAGAATCGAGGAATGGCTGGAAGGCGGTATTTCATAA
- a CDS encoding tetratricopeptide repeat protein, with protein MFQHLFAEMNKMLQEIARDYPSAEGEYRNDLIRKYNMLHRLSDRVMDEWLAFAEKLSEFREQTDCQLEPEEEAAPQEAPELAMDSFVRGQGYYKLLMYGKCIQQFQEVIRRYPDSLAARLYLAMAYLQEGDGETAWSHLNHMLTLIRESKLKAMIYNALGCIRASQERFLEASELFGLSLQHDPALPEPNLNLEVCRKKGGKLQFGDQLVSLL; from the coding sequence ATGTTTCAACATTTATTTGCTGAGATGAACAAGATGCTCCAGGAGATTGCCCGCGACTACCCCTCTGCGGAGGGGGAATACCGGAATGATCTGATCCGCAAGTACAACATGCTTCACAGGCTCAGCGACCGAGTAATGGATGAATGGCTGGCCTTTGCCGAGAAGCTGAGTGAGTTCCGGGAGCAGACGGATTGTCAGCTTGAGCCGGAGGAAGAGGCTGCGCCGCAGGAGGCTCCTGAGCTTGCCATGGATTCCTTTGTCCGGGGTCAGGGCTATTACAAGCTGCTGATGTACGGCAAATGCATCCAGCAGTTTCAGGAGGTAATCAGGAGGTATCCGGACAGCCTTGCTGCCCGCCTGTATCTGGCAATGGCTTATTTGCAGGAGGGTGACGGTGAGACGGCCTGGAGTCACCTGAACCATATGCTTACCCTGATCCGGGAGAGCAAGCTCAAGGCAATGATCTATAATGCCCTCGGCTGCATCAGGGCCTCCCAGGAGCGCTTCCTTGAGGCGAGTGAGCTGTTTGGTTTATCTCTGCAGCACGACCCGGCCCTGCCGGAGCCGAATCTCAACCTTGAGGTCTGCCGCAAAAAAGGCGGGAAGCTCCAGTTTGGGGATCAGCTTGTTTCGCTTCTGTAA
- the panD gene encoding aspartate 1-decarboxylase, with amino-acid sequence MFRHMMKSKIHRATVTEANLNYVGSITIDEDLMEAADLLENEKVQIVDNNNGSRLETYVIPGPRGSGVICLNGAAARLVQPGDTVIIISYAMLSSEELAGHKPTVVFVDGDNKPVKLADHEIHATIA; translated from the coding sequence TTGTTTAGACATATGATGAAATCCAAAATCCACCGCGCGACAGTGACTGAGGCTAATCTTAACTATGTTGGCAGCATTACGATTGATGAGGATCTGATGGAGGCGGCCGACCTGCTGGAGAACGAGAAGGTGCAGATTGTTGACAACAACAACGGCTCCCGTCTGGAAACGTATGTTATTCCCGGACCGCGCGGCAGCGGCGTCATCTGTCTGAACGGGGCAGCAGCCCGTCTGGTACAGCCCGGAGATACAGTGATTATTATTTCTTATGCCATGTTATCCTCAGAAGAGCTGGCCGGCCACAAGCCGACGGTTGTATTTGTAGATGGTGACAATAAGCCGGTCAAGCTGGCTGACCATGAGATTCACGCAACGATCGCCTGA
- the panC gene encoding pantoate--beta-alanine ligase — protein MRQGGHTPIGFVPTMGYLHEGHASLLRKAGEKSNTVVMSIFVNPLQFGPNEDYASYPRDEARDLELAEREGADIVFIPSVEEMYPQQTLTRIAVSSLTTRLCGASRPGHFDGVTTVVNKLFNMVQPDYAFFGLKDAQQVAVLRRMVSDLNMNVEIIACPIIRENDGLALSSRNVYLSAEERSQALVLSRSLKTVRQAMDEGTVRTADEARALLVSEISAAPLAVIDYVEILTFPDLETLESGSLLTASGSEIIIALAVKFGRTRLIDNNVFIPKEAPALV, from the coding sequence ATGCGTCAGGGGGGGCATACCCCGATCGGGTTTGTGCCGACTATGGGTTATCTTCATGAAGGACATGCCAGTCTGCTGCGCAAGGCCGGTGAGAAGAGCAATACGGTGGTGATGAGCATTTTTGTCAATCCGCTGCAATTCGGCCCGAATGAAGATTATGCCTCCTATCCGCGTGATGAAGCACGTGATCTGGAGCTTGCCGAACGCGAAGGTGCAGATATTGTTTTTATTCCAAGCGTGGAGGAAATGTATCCGCAGCAGACTCTTACCAGGATCGCTGTCTCCTCACTGACTACAAGACTCTGCGGCGCTTCCCGGCCCGGCCATTTCGACGGTGTAACCACTGTTGTTAACAAGCTGTTTAATATGGTCCAGCCTGATTATGCATTCTTCGGGCTTAAGGATGCCCAGCAGGTGGCAGTGCTTCGCCGGATGGTATCCGACCTCAATATGAATGTAGAAATTATTGCCTGTCCGATCATCCGCGAAAATGACGGGCTGGCGCTCAGCTCACGCAATGTCTATCTGTCAGCAGAAGAACGCAGCCAGGCGCTTGTGCTGTCCCGTTCACTGAAGACTGTGCGCCAGGCAATGGATGAGGGTACAGTGCGTACTGCGGATGAAGCCCGGGCGCTTCTAGTATCTGAAATATCGGCTGCACCGCTAGCCGTGATCGATTATGTTGAAATTCTGACCTTCCCGGATCTGGAGACCTTGGAATCAGGCTCCCTGCTTACTGCCTCCGGCAGTGAAATTATCATTGCGCTGGCAGTCAAATTCGGCAGAACCCGGCTGATTGACAATAATGTATTTATTCCAAAGGAGGCTCCCGCCCTTGTTTAG
- the panB gene encoding 3-methyl-2-oxobutanoate hydroxymethyltransferase: MADKHALNIVKMKKMKADGVPLSMLTAYDYPSALLAEEAGIDLILVGDSLGNVVLGYDTTLPVTIDDMVYHTRSVVRGAQNTFIVADMPFMTYHGSVDETLRGVRRLMQEGRAHAVKMEGGLEICDAVSAVTKAGVPVLGHIGLTPQSVNMIGGYRIQGKDPEDAQRLMDEAKALEAAGAFGIVLELVTEEVAEAITKALSIPTIGIGAGRYCDGQVLVFHDLVRYASPYREKRFVKTYADVGGIIREGISSYVKEVKERSFPAENHVFKADEQVLESLYGAAKKGVK; this comes from the coding sequence GTGGCTGACAAACATGCACTAAACATTGTAAAAATGAAAAAAATGAAAGCGGACGGTGTGCCGCTGAGCATGCTGACCGCTTATGATTATCCTTCGGCACTGCTGGCGGAGGAGGCAGGAATTGACCTGATCCTCGTCGGTGATTCACTTGGAAATGTAGTGCTCGGCTATGATACGACGCTGCCGGTGACGATCGATGATATGGTCTACCATACCCGCTCTGTCGTCCGGGGGGCGCAGAACACTTTTATCGTGGCGGATATGCCGTTCATGACCTATCACGGAAGCGTGGATGAGACGCTGCGCGGTGTGCGCAGATTGATGCAGGAGGGCCGTGCCCATGCTGTGAAGATGGAGGGCGGGCTTGAAATCTGCGATGCCGTGTCTGCGGTTACGAAGGCGGGGGTGCCGGTTCTCGGGCATATCGGACTGACTCCGCAGTCGGTCAATATGATCGGCGGCTACCGGATTCAGGGTAAAGACCCCGAGGATGCACAGCGGCTGATGGATGAGGCGAAGGCGCTTGAAGCGGCCGGCGCGTTCGGCATCGTTCTGGAGCTGGTAACGGAAGAAGTGGCGGAAGCCATTACGAAGGCGCTCAGCATTCCGACAATTGGCATCGGGGCGGGCAGGTACTGCGACGGACAGGTGCTTGTGTTCCATGATCTCGTGCGCTATGCCTCGCCATACCGGGAGAAGCGTTTTGTCAAAACCTATGCCGACGTCGGCGGCATCATCCGTGAGGGAATCAGCAGCTACGTCAAGGAAGTGAAGGAGCGTTCCTTCCCTGCTGAGAACCATGTTTTTAAAGCGGATGAGCAGGTACTGGAATCTTTATACGGCGCTGCCAAAAAAGGAGTGAAGTAA
- a CDS encoding biotin--[acetyl-CoA-carboxylase] ligase yields the protein MNDDRKPAHGLTARDSFVPGWQDRLQLLDSVTSTQEEAKKLAEAGAPEGTAVRAEEQTGGRGRMGRKWHSPKGKGIWMSIVLRPDLPLSLTPQLTLLTGVAVCTAIREVTGVPAGIKWPNDLLAGGRKICGILLESSLREGGLHYAIAGIGISANLTPEDYPDDLQGVGTSLLIEGGGIPVDREQLTRAVLAELEYLYGLYLEQGFGPVKELWEDMSVTLGRQISLNASQGRSGGRAVGLDENGGLLLQDEAGNITSILSGEIEMI from the coding sequence ATGAACGATGACAGAAAGCCTGCACACGGCCTCACGGCCCGGGATAGCTTCGTTCCCGGCTGGCAGGACCGCCTGCAGCTGCTTGATTCGGTGACTTCGACTCAGGAGGAAGCCAAAAAGCTGGCCGAGGCAGGTGCCCCCGAGGGAACAGCCGTCCGTGCCGAGGAGCAGACCGGCGGCCGGGGACGTATGGGCCGGAAGTGGCATTCGCCAAAGGGCAAGGGAATCTGGATGAGCATTGTGCTCCGTCCGGATCTGCCTCTGTCCCTGACGCCCCAGCTTACACTGCTCACCGGGGTTGCCGTCTGTACGGCAATCCGTGAGGTGACCGGTGTGCCGGCCGGAATTAAATGGCCGAATGATCTGCTGGCCGGCGGCCGCAAAATCTGCGGCATCCTGCTGGAATCCTCCCTCCGGGAAGGCGGGTTGCATTATGCCATCGCCGGAATCGGGATTTCCGCCAACCTGACCCCTGAGGACTACCCGGATGATCTCCAGGGGGTCGGCACTTCCCTGCTGATTGAAGGCGGAGGTATTCCGGTTGACCGTGAACAGCTGACTAGGGCTGTGCTGGCTGAGCTGGAATATTTATATGGCCTCTATTTAGAGCAGGGCTTTGGGCCGGTGAAGGAGCTCTGGGAAGACATGTCGGTGACACTCGGACGCCAGATAAGCTTAAATGCATCCCAGGGCCGCTCTGGAGGCAGAGCGGTGGGGCTGGACGAGAACGGCGGACTGCTGCTGCAGGATGAGGCTGGAAATATCACCAGCATTCTGTCTGGTGAGATAGAAATGATCTGA
- a CDS encoding CCA tRNA nucleotidyltransferase yields MKWTMAPEGMAEAAGKVITGLLESGREAYFVGGCIRDELLGRPVHDIDLTTSALPEEVMAVFPRCVPTGLAHGTVTVLQDGFSFEVTTYRTESGYADHRRPEHVAFVSDVKEDLRRRDFTINAICCGLDGELVDPFLGAQDLDARLVRCVGSAEERFDEDALRMLRCVRFASVLDFAIAKNTWRGLLRQRDKLAHIAVERVRAETAKIVEGPHPVRGLGLLARSGLLARGKAPFPWTGEDLAAAAAMLAGIGELESARLRWALLLHALGQSAEAADKLLRAWTFPGAARSSTAAVLRVREAWDAALASAAPDAPGAAEHLRRRWIAAVLTFGAEAAEGWATLLAEPPAQRSHAGQAALHATSGAAPSIRYIPPATLRSWTAEMPVRTLAELAVSGKELAGLLGKAPGPWLGALLNKLLLAVAAGDCPNNQQVLLQEARRMDADER; encoded by the coding sequence ATGAAATGGACAATGGCGCCGGAAGGCATGGCGGAGGCGGCCGGCAAGGTGATTACCGGCCTGCTGGAGAGCGGCCGGGAAGCCTATTTTGTCGGCGGCTGTATCCGTGATGAGCTGCTTGGCCGTCCGGTGCATGATATAGACCTGACTACCTCGGCGCTGCCTGAGGAGGTAATGGCCGTATTTCCGCGCTGTGTCCCGACGGGACTGGCGCATGGAACGGTTACCGTGCTTCAGGACGGCTTCAGCTTTGAGGTGACCACCTACCGTACAGAAAGCGGCTATGCGGATCACCGGCGTCCGGAGCATGTAGCTTTTGTAAGCGATGTTAAAGAGGATCTGCGGCGGCGGGACTTCACGATTAATGCCATCTGCTGCGGACTTGACGGGGAGCTGGTTGATCCGTTTCTGGGTGCTCAGGATTTAGACGCCCGTCTGGTCCGCTGCGTAGGCAGCGCGGAGGAGCGCTTCGACGAGGACGCCCTGCGCATGCTGCGCTGTGTGCGGTTCGCGTCGGTGCTGGATTTTGCCATCGCCAAGAATACGTGGCGGGGGCTGCTGCGCCAGCGGGACAAGCTGGCGCATATCGCCGTCGAGCGCGTGCGCGCCGAGACTGCGAAGATTGTCGAGGGGCCGCACCCTGTGCGCGGCCTTGGCCTGCTTGCGCGCAGCGGCCTGCTGGCGCGCGGCAAAGCCCCGTTCCCCTGGACCGGCGAAGACCTGGCGGCTGCCGCCGCCATGCTGGCCGGGATCGGGGAACTGGAGAGCGCCCGCCTGCGGTGGGCGCTCCTCCTCCATGCCCTGGGGCAGTCGGCCGAAGCGGCCGACAAGCTCCTGCGGGCATGGACGTTCCCGGGGGCGGCGCGCAGCAGCACCGCCGCCGTGCTCCGCGTCCGCGAGGCGTGGGACGCGGCTCTGGCCTCAGCAGCGCCGGATGCTCCCGGCGCTGCTGAGCATTTGCGGCGGCGCTGGATAGCCGCCGTGCTGACCTTCGGCGCGGAAGCCGCCGAAGGGTGGGCGACGCTGCTTGCGGAGCCGCCTGCACAGCGCTCCCATGCAGGCCAGGCCGCCTTGCACGCTACCAGCGGCGCAGCCCCGTCGATCCGGTACATCCCGCCGGCGACCCTGCGGTCATGGACCGCGGAGATGCCGGTCCGCACGCTTGCCGAGCTGGCAGTTTCCGGCAAGGAGCTGGCCGGCCTGCTTGGAAAGGCTCCGGGGCCTTGGCTTGGTGCGCTGCTGAATAAGCTGCTGCTGGCTGTAGCGGCAGGAGACTGCCCGAATAATCAACAAGTGCTGCTTCAGGAAGCAAGAAGGATGGATGCAGATGAACGATGA